One window from the genome of Carnobacterium alterfunditum DSM 5972 encodes:
- a CDS encoding replication initiation protein, translated as MSNEIVKYNNIMNEVSFRKFNPVEFDLFFSLCSKMKLKGSEPITLTFDEVKKLTNYSSRDKVRFIHDLENMYSKMLNLNFRYEDESEIVRFVLFPIYRINKEKSTVTIGVNQEFSYVLNEITTNFTRFELEGFTELRSGYAKTMFRLLKQYKSTGFYIVKIEEFRRILDIPESYRVADIDKRVLQQIEKELSPLYKKFEIVKKKKKAVVVVG; from the coding sequence TTGAGTAATGAAATAGTTAAATACAACAATATTATGAATGAAGTTAGTTTTAGAAAATTTAATCCTGTTGAGTTCGATTTATTTTTCTCTTTATGTTCAAAAATGAAACTTAAAGGATCCGAACCAATTACCTTAACTTTTGACGAAGTAAAAAAGCTAACAAATTATTCTTCTAGAGATAAAGTTCGATTTATTCATGATTTAGAAAATATGTACTCAAAAATGCTTAATTTAAATTTTCGTTATGAAGATGAATCTGAAATTGTTCGTTTTGTATTGTTTCCAATTTATAGAATTAATAAAGAAAAAAGCACTGTAACTATAGGAGTTAATCAAGAGTTTAGCTATGTTTTAAATGAAATTACAACTAACTTTACACGATTTGAATTAGAAGGATTTACGGAGCTAAGAAGTGGTTATGCTAAAACAATGTTCCGATTGCTAAAACAATATAAAAGCACAGGCTTTTATATTGTTAAAATTGAAGAATTTAGACGAATACTAGATATTCCAGAAAGCTATAGAGTAGCAGATATTGATAAAAGGGTATTACAGCAAATAGAAAAAGAATTATCTCCTCTTTATAAAAAATTTGAGATCGTAAAGAAGAAAAAAAAGGCCGTGGTCGTGGTGGGATAG